Part of the Eshraghiella crossota genome is shown below.
TTTAAGGATTACATCATAATACTGTACGTTTGCCATTATGCATACACCTCCTCAATCTTTGAGATTACATCCTTAGCTACAACCATCTTGTCATATTTTAAGATGTCGTAAACATTAATTGTGTTAGTAAATGCTGTCTTAACACCAGGAATATTTCTTGATGATAATGTTACATTCTTGTTGTCATCATCAGTTACTACTAATGCTTTCTTAACTTCAAGATTCTTTAAAACATTTACCATATTCTTTGTCTTGATTTCATCAAAGCTGAGTCCGTCAACTACGATGAATTTATTCTCAGCTACTTTAGTAGTAAGAACTGATTTAAGAGCAAGATTCTTTTCTTTCTTGTTCATCTTGAAAGAATAATCTCTTGGCTTTGGTGCGAATACAATTCCGCCACCTGTCCACTGTGGAGATCTTGTAGAACCCTGTCTTGCATGACCTGTTCCCTTCTGTCTCCATGGCTTTCTTCCGCCACCGCTGACTTCTGAACGGGTCTTTGCACTCTGAGTGCCCTGTCTCTTATTAGCAAGCTGGAGTACAACTGCCTGATGTACAAGGTGAGTATTAACTTCAACACCGAATACAGCATCGTTAAGTTCCATATCTCCAACTACTTTGCCTTCAATATTGTAAACAGATACTTTTGCCATCTGTGTGGTCCTCCTTCCTTAAAATCCGATTACTTACCGGATTTTACTGTCTCTTTTAATGTTACTAAAGATTTCTTAGGTCCAGGTACTGCACCTTTTACTAAGATTAAGTTATTCTCTACGTCAACTTTTACTATTTCAAGATTCTGAACTGTAATCTTCTTAGCGCCCATATGACCAGGCATTCCTTTTCCTTTGAATACACGGCTTGGATCTGATGAAGAACCGTTTGAACCCTGATGACGATGGAATTTAGAACCATGAGCCATAGGTCCTCTGTGCTGACCATGTCTCTTAATTGCGCCCTGGAAACCTTTTCCCTTTGCAATTGCTGTTGCATCAAGCTTATCGCCTGCTGCGAAGATGTCAGCTTTGATTTCGTCTGCTACTGTATAATCAGCTGCATTTTCAAATCTGAATTCTCTTACATATCTCTTGTAAGATACTCCAGCCTTGTCAAAGTGACCTTTTTCAGCCTTTGTTACTCCATGTCTGTTTCTGATTTCTTTGCTGCCGTTTTTGTCAACATTAACGATTTTTTCTTTCTTGTCAACAAAACCAACCTGAACTGCTGCATAGCCATCATTCTCAACTGTCTTAACCTGTGTTACTACACAAGGTCCGGCCTGCAATACAGTTACTGGAACAAGAACTCCGTCTTCGTTGAAGATCTGGGTCATTCCAATTTTTGTAGCTAAAATTGCTTTCTTCATTAATAAATTCCTCCTGTTTAAATCTACAGCGGTTCTCATTTACGAGAACATCCTAGAAAGTTAAATATAAGTGGAACTATCTGTTGCTTCTATATTAAACCATTCAGGACTTTCCTACTTTGCTTTGTGAAGACTTATTTGTTTTTCATTTTGATGTCGATGTAAACACCGGCTGGCATTTCTAATCTTGTTAATGCATCTCTTGTCTTCTGTGATGGCTCGATGATATCGATTAATCTCTTATGTGTTCTCTGCTCAAACTGTTCTCTTGAATCTTTGTACTTATGAACAGCTCTGAGAATTGTAACTACTTCCTTCTTAGTTGGAAGAGGTACCGGACCACTCACCTGAGATCCTGTCTTCTTAACAGTCTCGATAATTTTCTTAGCTGACTGATCAACCATCTGATGATCGTAAGCTTTAAGTGTAATTCTCATTACTTGACTTGCCATAAAAAAAGCCGCCTCCTTTTCGTACTTTTGAAAATGATACGTTGTTATCTCGTATCTCAGTACAACAAGTGGTGACTGTACACATCCCCGCGTGTGTCGCATCTGACTGATCAAAAAAGAAGTGGAAAAACCTTCTTCTATAATGCAACCTCAAACGGTCATCTCTGCCATGTGCAGATGGTAAGTTGTACAGTGACTTGTCGTCAGTTTCCTAACTTGACATTCGCTCCACGGAAAACCTGTCTTACGACAGCAACCTCACGCTTCACAGCTATCATGTCACAGCAATGATTAGTATATAGTAGATACAGAAAAAAATCAATTATTTTTATTGCACTTTTTTTAATACAATAGAAAAAAATAATGTTTTTCTTTCCACATTACTTTATTATATCATATAGGTGGTTCGGTTGCATCATACGAATCACTATATAATATAGAAGAAGCAGGATTATAATTTATGTGGATAGCAGATAAATGGAAAGATTACGAAGTCATTGATACCTCATCGGGAGAGAAACTTGAGAGGTGGGGGGATTACATTCTCGTCCGTCCCGACCCTCAGGTAATATGGAACACTGACAAGAACGATAGCAGATGGAAAAAACATAACGGACATTACCACCGCAGTAATAAGGGCGGGGGCGAATGGGAATTTTTTAACCTTCCCGAACAATGGTCCATTAATTACAGGGAACTGGAATTTAACCTCAAGCCTTTTTCTTTTAAACACACAGGGCTTTTCCCTGAGCAGGCTGTAAACTGGGACTGGTTTTCTGATAAAATCAAGAATGCCGGAAGGCCTGTTAAGGTGCTTAACCTTTTTGCATATACGGGAGGTGCCACACTTGCTGCTGCCGCTGCCGGTGCAAGCGTAACCCATGTTGACGCTTCCAAGGGCATGGTTATGTGGGCAAAAGAAAATGCCGCATCCTCAGGACTTTCAGAAGCTCCGATACGCTGGCTTGTGGATGACTGTGTGAAATTTGTTGAGCGTGAAATCCGCCGGGGCAACCACTATGACGGAATTATTATGGATCCGCCTTCTTATGGAAGAGGACCTAAGGGTGAGATATGGAAAATTGAAGAAAGTATTTTCCCATTCGTTGAACTATGTGAAAAGCTTTTATCGGATGACCCGCTTTTCTTCCTTATTAATTCATATACAACCGGACTTGCACCCGCAGTTCTTACTTATATGATAGGAACCGCAATCTGTAAAAACCACGGCGGTCATGTTGAATCCGACGAAATCGGACTTCCTGTAACATCAACGGGACTTGTGCTGCCTTGTGGTGCAAGCGGAAGATGGTGCAGATAACCATCAATATAAAAGGAGAGCAAACCGCTCTCCTTTATTTATTAATTATTGCTGTCCATTCCTTTTGCATATTTTTTCATAAGAAAATCTGCAATGCATTTTGGCCAGTATCTTCTGTATATTCTTATATCATCATTGTATCTGCTGTTGTCCGCAATATTTTCAGTTGTTCCCGATTCCGCATGTATTCTATGTCCTACAAGAGGTTCACCGATATATACGAACCGGCCCTTTTTTCTTGCAAGCCTTGACCATGCGTCCCAGTCAAAAGAATTTTTAAAGTCATGGCTGAACTGGAAACCCTCACATTTATCCATTGCAAAGGTCACGGAAGGACAGCATATTGGATTACCCAGTGACAGTACCCGGTTTCTGATGAAACGGCTGCTCTTTGACATCTTAAAACCGATATTCATAAGACGTTTTATTTTTAACAGCTTATTCTTGTATACTTTGCCTTCTTTTCTTATCTCATAATAATCGGTAAACAGAATAATGTCCTTGCCGGGTTTCATGCGCTTCTTTATATTTTCCACATACCAGGGTTCATACACATCATCCTGATGACAGAGAGTAATATAATCGGCTTTGAAATTTCTGAGGGCATAATTGAAATTATGCTGTGCCCTGTTTCCGTCTTGATGGGAAATTACCTTTATGCCGTATTTAGCTGCTATTTTGTCAATAAAATCATTAGGTGTGGATGTGCATATCACAATATCTGCTGTAACAGTCTGGTTAAGCAATGACAAAAGACATTCCTCAAGATACTCGCTTTCTTTGTATGCACAAAGTACCAAAAGATGGTTAATTCTGCTCATCCTTCTTCTCCTTCTCCTCAAGTTCTTTTTCAAGAATTGCTACTCTTTGTGTCAAAAGTGTGATAGTCGCTGAATGTTTGCTTATTGCCACAGTCAGTACATATATTATAAACAATGCAATGCAAAAGCCGCATATAAAAAGCATATTCATAGGAGAGGCAATTCCCACTAACCACGCAACCCTGTCAAGAATTACAGGGAAACAGGTAAGTATTATACATACCAGTATAAAAAGCATCCACGGAAGGCAGAATTTAAAATCCAGTTTTTTCTTATTTATATGAAATATCATAAGTGCAAAAACAAGAACTAATGCTGCAAGTATTATAATCTGTATTCTGGTACTCATTATCATCTCTCCTTTCTGTCTACGCTCTTCATTTTTTCTGTAAAAATGGCAAGTGTCACTTTAATCATATAATATATTGAGCCAAAAAATTTAATAGAGGAACTTCCGCCCTGTCTCTCTCTCATTATAACCGGAATTTCCTTAACTTTTTTATGAAGTTTAAGAACATGGACCACACTCTCAGGTTCCGGATAATCCTTAGGATAACTTTC
Proteins encoded:
- the rpsJ gene encoding 30S ribosomal protein S10 — translated: MASQVMRITLKAYDHQMVDQSAKKIIETVKKTGSQVSGPVPLPTKKEVVTILRAVHKYKDSREQFEQRTHKRLIDIIEPSQKTRDALTRLEMPAGVYIDIKMKNK
- a CDS encoding class I SAM-dependent methyltransferase gives rise to the protein MWIADKWKDYEVIDTSSGEKLERWGDYILVRPDPQVIWNTDKNDSRWKKHNGHYHRSNKGGGEWEFFNLPEQWSINYRELEFNLKPFSFKHTGLFPEQAVNWDWFSDKIKNAGRPVKVLNLFAYTGGATLAAAAAGASVTHVDASKGMVMWAKENAASSGLSEAPIRWLVDDCVKFVEREIRRGNHYDGIIMDPPSYGRGPKGEIWKIEESIFPFVELCEKLLSDDPLFFLINSYTTGLAPAVLTYMIGTAICKNHGGHVESDEIGLPVTSTGLVLPCGASGRWCR
- the rplD gene encoding 50S ribosomal protein L4, whose translation is MAKVSVYNIEGKVVGDMELNDAVFGVEVNTHLVHQAVVLQLANKRQGTQSAKTRSEVSGGGRKPWRQKGTGHARQGSTRSPQWTGGGIVFAPKPRDYSFKMNKKEKNLALKSVLTTKVAENKFIVVDGLSFDEIKTKNMVNVLKNLEVKKALVVTDDDNKNVTLSSRNIPGVKTAFTNTINVYDILKYDKMVVAKDVISKIEEVYA
- a CDS encoding glycosyltransferase family 2 protein; this translates as MSRINHLLVLCAYKESEYLEECLLSLLNQTVTADIVICTSTPNDFIDKIAAKYGIKVISHQDGNRAQHNFNYALRNFKADYITLCHQDDVYEPWYVENIKKRMKPGKDIILFTDYYEIRKEGKVYKNKLLKIKRLMNIGFKMSKSSRFIRNRVLSLGNPICCPSVTFAMDKCEGFQFSHDFKNSFDWDAWSRLARKKGRFVYIGEPLVGHRIHAESGTTENIADNSRYNDDIRIYRRYWPKCIADFLMKKYAKGMDSNN
- the rplC gene encoding 50S ribosomal protein L3; this encodes MKKAILATKIGMTQIFNEDGVLVPVTVLQAGPCVVTQVKTVENDGYAAVQVGFVDKKEKIVNVDKNGSKEIRNRHGVTKAEKGHFDKAGVSYKRYVREFRFENAADYTVADEIKADIFAAGDKLDATAIAKGKGFQGAIKRHGQHRGPMAHGSKFHRHQGSNGSSSDPSRVFKGKGMPGHMGAKKITVQNLEIVKVDVENNLILVKGAVPGPKKSLVTLKETVKSGK
- a CDS encoding DUF2304 domain-containing protein is translated as MSTRIQIIILAALVLVFALMIFHINKKKLDFKFCLPWMLFILVCIILTCFPVILDRVAWLVGIASPMNMLFICGFCIALFIIYVLTVAISKHSATITLLTQRVAILEKELEEKEKKDEQN